The Engystomops pustulosus chromosome 3, aEngPut4.maternal, whole genome shotgun sequence region ATCACATTTACAGGATTCTGTcattctcctttattctttcactTTGTATGTTAttacttttggattgtcataatttCGGTGCTCTCTGGTTATTCAAATACAGTGGCACTACACTactcattattatttatatacaaaCCTCCGCCGTACCTGTGCAGCCGCAGCTGTACTTTTGTTCCACCTTAACACCAGGCTGCCTTCCGGCTTGCTCGGTTGCTTAGCAGCTGCTGTCATGTGACACCCCGGCCTGGGCCCGCGCATGCGTAATGAGCTTTTTCCCCACCATACTCACCGTGTGCACTTCCGGTACCGATACTCCATGTGCATGAGATTATTGTGCTGTGTAAACGCCGTTTCCTGTTGGGAAAGGGTGGTGTGCCGCTTTTTAAGCGGGTTGGTCCAATACAGGGCTAccaacccctgaggaagtcgtctaggacgacgatacgcgtggggagcccgttACCCCTGCTTTTCTCCCACCTGCCTGCCAGACTACTAAGAGCACTTTAGATACCGGTATCTAGGTAATACCTATACAActtatgcacttgcactttacaaGCGTGGTACTGGTGTGGGCTATTGCTGACATGGTGTCTGGCAGCCATTAGGACCTACTTAGGTTTTAGGGATAGGTTATTTAGGACCTGCTTGTGATCTGAACCTTTGATATTTTGCCATCCCCTACATTTTCTTGGCTGGGAGGATCTGCTACTCGCCACAGGGTGAACTAGCAGGGTCTTTACTGTGCTGACCGATACCATGGTCGCCAGTGTATAACTGTGTAAATTTCATGTTTTAGATGTTTGTCGTATATGTAGCCCGTTTTTGCATTTAATAAAGTTCATACGATTTCGTTTCACACTGCATTGACTGGGCTGTTTTTGGTGCATACTTTTTTCTTCTTGTTGTTGTTCAGGTGATTATATTGTGCATCAGCTCAATCACATACCCTTTGGTTGTGCTAGCCCCTCTCTATTTTGGGTAGTGTAAATTTCCATAATGTGGGAGGggactctctaagaagacacttcatgacactccgtgctataagatgctgtgtgctaacaatgtgctaaaattatcagggtgcagggtttatctacacttttatgtaGATTATTTATATTCTACAAGTATCTgacaaaaagagagatgagacagatcagagatgagagatgatgagacccACAAGATGTATATAACAAACAATGGGACACACATATCATACTTTTTTGGGTacaagttggcctacttaatcattgaaATGTATGTTCAGTTTTCCCCCTTAGTGAtccatgtgatgagttgcctgtgtagtctcacttttgcaactttttagtcccaaatagtagctcccaaaagtatttctgggtctagcatgctctgctttgggacttattaggtgcaagaatggggcAATTACAGAGCCCACAAGtcgaacaaacatctgggctactaAGATAAATACAGCACCCTGCATTAAATCCAGGAGGCAGCTAACGTTGGTACGCTGattaattctgcacctaaagtctcaaactgcaaaaGTCTAACaagaaaattgcacaaaaaaaaaaaaaaaaaaacaataggcgTGATGCATGTGCCCCTCTGATACACttcacctctgctacatctgagctataacacagactgtcagctctgctacacacagagtgcctccctcccctggataaagaccttatcttatctgtagcctttagtgatgtgtcgttcgcaaACTAGCTGGCTCTAAGATGCAACTTTTGTCCGTGAACGACGGGAGCCTCCCTTCAGTGAGCCAATGACTCACTTAACCCTGCCTCCATATGACTTGATCGCCACTTGGGTGGACAGGCTCCCTCTTGGCAGACACTTGGCCAGAGGGCTCTCTCTGTGCCAATTTGCTCTCAATTTCTGACCAAGGCAGATTGACAGGTCCGCTCTTAAGACAGGGGGGATGGGCCCTGAAGTAAGAACTTGCCTTGGAGACCTACCTCTCCTAGGCCTTTCCCATCCTTTCCTGCAGGAACTCCTACCAGAAACCCCCAAACTGGAAATTGTGAAAATACCATGTTTTTTGTCAGTTCCACTTCCTCAGACCCCCACCTAGTCAATGCAGACAGACTGGCACTGTCCTGAGGCAGTCCAGATGGGGTTAGGCTAGATGGGAGCTCCACTACTCCTGGTACTTACCTGTCCTCACCTGCAGGCCATTTGCCCATGTCTTTCCCTACACTGGCAGACTCAGAAGATAACAGGTgttcagagggagggagggaggaatggGATCCCTGACATTATACACCCCGACATACCCAGCAGTAAGCATGTCAACATTATTAACTGACATAAGCCGCCCAGGAAGGTCCAACCTGGCATACATTTGCACCAAAACATCAGACCgcaggttttttaaaaatatgcattcATAGTGCCCACCCATTCCGATAGCGGACACGGCCCTCTGCACTCACATGACATATAGGTGGCATATTTGCATAATAATCACCAATTCTTGCAGTGGACAAGAATTTAAGATTTaattgcttctatgccagaaaactagcaTAGAAGCAGTGCTAAATTCCTcccattgtattttttttggtTACAGAATAAATGACTGGTCCCTAATCACACCCCTCCCAAATAAAGAGGCACAGACAAAATGGACTGGAAATGTATTGCAGATGTCCCACTAGAAAAATACACAATTTTAGGTCTCGGCTGTGCACAGAATCAATTGAGGTGAACATCATCTTCTTACAGTTAGAAAACCACCACACGTTCTCCTCTAATCCTGAAGTAACACTATCTCCGTGTTGTCATGAACACCTTGTAGAAGCAACTCTCCATCATACGTTATGATCTTTCTCCGCTTTGCTGCTTTTAGGGTACCAACTAGAGCCTCAAATAGATTGGCACACTTGTCGTCATTAAATAACACACCAAACTTCACACTGAGTTTTCCATCATTACCTGTAATCGAAGAAAGTATagacactttaacatatcttaGGTACatgatataagaaaattaccaaaaaagaaaACATGATTTTAGACATTTGAACGTGGCAAAGCTACATGTATCATTCTTTAGATATTTCTCTGACTTGTACGAGTGCTGCATTCCACTACATCAGAAAGAAGAGTTGATGTTCAGAGGCTcaaaagtattcataccccttGATATTTTCTCTGTTTCTTAACATTGCTGCCAGAAAATTAGACCTCTTGAACCCAATAGTTTTTGTGTGGCATATGCTAGCCTCTGTTTTTGCAGCTAGCAAATGTTTTCattatgtttaaaggggttggtcactttagctcatgttttttgtaatgcgtgtgtaagtgtggggggctggatattaggtaatttaccaattaccactttcttgatatgcaccactgtcttgatatgtaaagtgaagcctcctgtcatttACCAGCCAGACATTCTTGTATATGGGCGGGCGTCTCTCCATAGCTCGCCttgggcagcagaaaggcttggttcctCTCCTGCTATTTATTGAGTCATTTAAAGCTGCCTGTTTTATTCGACTTCTACACCACCTACAAGAGGTCCTGCGTGACCTAACTATTACTTTATGTATTGATGTGCGGTATATGCTTATACCAATCTGGTAATATTATGTTTTATTGCTTGAGCATGATTGTTtgtaactcctcttttggaaaaataaaaatgtaagttgaaaaaaaaaaaaaaagaaaggcttggttcacccctgtccACAGGATGTATACTGGAgattgaaatacccctttaactctataCAGAAAGCCCACAGACTTTAGACGTCAGTGGGcacaggtccggagtctgcagcgacATCTGCAGCTAGCTGTGGGAGCCGAACCCGGTCTTCGGGTGTCAGTGGCACCCGGAGACTCTGGGGAGAAGGGGGAGGAGGTTTGTTACTGCTAATGATCGCattgcagagaggagcagagccagCGCTGTTGCCTGCTCCATAGACTTGGCAGTCACATGAATAGGAGCTGCTGCCCCAGTAAAGCTCTtatcagaatccccagtcacaggttggcatttcccctgtaactaaggctcttatagatgcctcagttacaggggaaattttgtaaaagaaaaaaagtgaaattttaaaaaatcatccCCCACTACACGACAAAAAGCATCGCCATGGTAGCCCTGTTTGCCCgaaactatacatattatatatcaaaacaaaatAAGGAATGtattaatgttcattttgagttaatttaaaaatgtaaaaaaactactattaaaaaaaaaaaaaaaaagttcaaatttttattacctttttaactagctaTAGGTTTCCCAGAAataacactgcaaaaaaaaagaaaaaaaaaaaaggcccttAAAACGGTGCTAacgaaaattcactaaaaatgcccggtcactagagccttttcaggccgcttCATTAAGGAGTTAAGGATATATAGGGATGGCTAAGCCCATTCCAtataggttaaaggggtattctcgtctcggcattcacattcagtttcattaatctgccatatataaatatttcttcatgtgttcatgtgtgaagaaatttctcaaatgttgtcatatggtcccttagaaacaagactgtcctcggatacgaccacctctgctggagtgattgtacaaggaaaagtttctgaatattaaatgtccaaggagttactccaggtcccacagccgaataataataataataataataataataataataataataatcaaatccAGGTggccaggcagggctcaatagcacataTGTGGCCACTGCTGcaagagtgtggggtggtcgtatccgagaaagccatctcgtttctaagggtcaacatggcaacatttatgagaaattatcttcacacagaaacatttttttttaataacatccaattgaagaaatgtttac contains the following coding sequences:
- the ABRACL gene encoding costars family protein ABRACL; its protein translation is MNVDHEVGLLVEEIRRLATKGNDGKLSVKFGVLFNDDKCANLFEALVGTLKAAKRRKIITYDGELLLQGVHDNTEIVLLQD